From Nicotiana tabacum cultivar K326 chromosome 22, ASM71507v2, whole genome shotgun sequence, one genomic window encodes:
- the LOC107823824 gene encoding LOW QUALITY PROTEIN: protein trichome birefringence-like 19 (The sequence of the model RefSeq protein was modified relative to this genomic sequence to represent the inferred CDS: deleted 1 base in 1 codon) — MEFPCGKNSQNASQRTPKIFILIALPLIILGIISLYHPSSVTYILNHHPLHEKCDIFRGEWIPNPDGPYYTNTTCGEIHEHQNCMKYGRPDTDFLKWRWKPKGCELPIFNPHQFLDMMRNKSLAFVGDSVGRNQMQSLICLLSRVEHPIDISSTPDFNFKRWKYKTYNFTLATYWSPFLVKMEEADSDGPRHDGVFNIYLDEPDKKWTSQIKEFNYVILNSGHWFSRLSVYYEKNQVVGCWRCGLPNITELPNYYGYERVFKTALKAINNLENFKGTIFVRTFAPSHFEGGEWNTGGNCLRKSPFTRTEIVLEGLNLEFYKSQVEEFWVAEKEGKIKGKNFKLLDITQAMLLRPDGHPSRYGHWPNESVVLYNDCVHWCLPGPIDSWNDFLLHMLKIEQLIL, encoded by the exons ATGGAGTTCCCTTGTGGGAAAAACTCCCAAAATGCATCTCAAAGAACCCCAAAAATATTCATACTTATAGCTTTACCATTAATCATTCTAGGTATTATCTCTCTTTACCACCCTTCTTCTGTCACATATATATTAAACCATCATCCGCTCCATGAAAAATGTGATATCTTTCGAGGAGAGTGGATTCCAAATCCAGATGGTCCATATTACACGAACACGACATGTGGGGAGATTCACGAGCACCAAAATTGCATGAAATATGGTAGGCCTGATACAGATTTCTTAAAATGGAGATGGAAACCAAAAGGATGTGAGTTGCCTATCTTCAACCCACATCAGTTCTTGGATATGATGAGGAATAAGTCCTTGGCATTTGTTGGAGATTCAGTGGGAAGAAACCAAATGCAATCTTTGATATGCCTCTTATCCCGG GTAGAGCATCCAATTGATATCTCTTCCACTCCAGATTTCAATTTCAAGAGGTGGAAATACAAAACATACAACTTTACCCTAGCAACATATTGGTCACCATTCTTGGTCAAAATGGAAGAAGCAGACTCTGATGGTCCTAGGCATGATGGGGTTTTCAACATTTATCTTGATGAACCTGATAAAAAATGGACAAGTCAAATCAAGGAGTTCAACTATGTCATCCTTAACTCAGGCCACTGGTTTAGTCGATTAAGTGTTTATTATGAGAAAAATCAAGTAGTTGGCTGCTGGCGTTGTGGACTACCAAATATTACTGAACTCCCAAATTATTATGGGTACGAAAGGGTATTTAAAACAGCTTTGAAAGCCATCAATAACTTAGAAAATTTCAAGGGTACAATTTTTGTTCGGACTTTTGCACCTTCTCATTTTGAAGGTGGAGAATGGAATACAGGTGGGAATTGCTTGAGAAAAAGTCCATTTACAAGAACTGAAATAGTTTTGGAAGGTTTAAATTTGGAGTTTTATAAGTCACAAGTGGAAGAGTTTTGGGTTGCTGAGAAGGAAGGGAAGATAAAGGGAAAGAATTTTAAATTATTGGATATAACACAAGCTATGTTATTGAGACCAGATGGTCATCCAAGTAGATATGGGCAT TGGCCAAATGAGAGTGTAGTGTTGTATAATGATTGTGTGCATTGGTGTTTGCCTGGTCCCATTGATTCTTGGAATGACTTCTTGCTTCACATGTTGAAGATAGAACAATTGATTCTTTGA